CGCGCTATCAAAATTCCTTTGCTTCCGATGATGATCGTTTTTTTCGGCTGGAATCTCACAATTATATTAAATTTACTAATAATAATTTCTTCGCTGCTTATTTGGAAGATCATGAATAGGTTTTAGGAAAAAATGAAAAAAAAAAAATTTCAATCCGGAAATGTCCTGATAATTTCCTTTTCTCACTTGCTGCATGATGTTTATACTTCATTTTTAGCACCGATCCTGCCGTTGCTCATCACCAAACTTAATATTTCCTTA
This sequence is a window from Candidatus Cloacimonadota bacterium. Protein-coding genes within it:
- a CDS encoding MFS transporter, which translates into the protein MKKKKFQSGNVLIISFSHLLHDVYTSFLAPILPLLITKLNISL